From the genome of Streptomyces sp. SID8374:
GCCCGGCATGAGCCGGTAGCGGCCCTCCGCCCGCTGGTAGCAGTCGACGTTGGTGCCCATCGCGATGTGCTCGCCCTGCCAGTGCCGCGAGGCCAGCTCCCGCTGGAGCAGCTCGGCGGCGTTGATCTTGACGACGATCTGGGAGTCGAACCCGATGCCGGTGTCCAGGTCCAGATAGCTGTGGGTCTTGCGGGCGAAGCAGTACACGCAGGCGTGCGAGCAGCCCCGGTAGGGGTTCACCGTCCATTCGAACGGCATCCGCGAGGCCCCGGGCACCCGGTTCAGGATCGAACGGGCCCGGATCTCGTGGAACGTGATGCCCCGGAATTCCGGGGTGTCGAAGGTGCGCGTGGTCACCGCGTCCGCGGCGAAGAGCGCGCTGTTGCCGGTCACGGGGCGGTTTTCGACCAGATTGTCCCAGCGCATGGACGCCTCCTCGGTAGCACTGGCCACAGAATAGAACACTTGTTCCCTTGGTCGTGCGGACCGCACCCCGGGCGCCCCGCCGACCCCGATTTTGAGCGGCTGTACCCGAGGTGGTTGGCTCAGCCCGGAACACCCCCCCAACTCCCTGAATCACCCCGGACAACCGAAGTGCTGGAGGAACAGCCATGGCGCAGGTCGAGGCCACCACGGAGCGGATCATCGCGGCGGACCCAGAGGCGGTGTTCGACGCGCTGGCCGACTACAAGGACGTCCGCGGCAAGGTGCTGACCCCGCACTTCAGCGAGTACGAGGTCCGGGAGGGCGGCGACGGCGAGGGCACCCTCGTCCACTGGAAGCTCCAGGCGACCAGCAAGCGGGTCCGCGACTGCCTGCTGGAGGTCACCGAGCCGACCGACGGCCGGCTCGTCGAGAAGGACCGCAACTCCTCCATGGTCACCACCTGGACCGTCACCCCGGCCGGCGAGGGGAAGTCCAAGGCCGTCGTCACCACCGTCTGGGACGGCGCGGGCGGCATCGGCGGCTTCTTCGAGCGGACCTTCGCCCCCAAGGGCCTCGGCCGGATCTACGACGAGCTGCTCCAGAACCTCGCCACCGAGGTCGAG
Proteins encoded in this window:
- a CDS encoding SRPBCC family protein is translated as MAQVEATTERIIAADPEAVFDALADYKDVRGKVLTPHFSEYEVREGGDGEGTLVHWKLQATSKRVRDCLLEVTEPTDGRLVEKDRNSSMVTTWTVTPAGEGKSKAVVTTVWDGAGGIGGFFERTFAPKGLGRIYDELLQNLATEVEK